A window of Eubacteriaceae bacterium ES3 contains these coding sequences:
- the cimA gene encoding citramalate synthase, producing the protein MSEKILVFDSTLRDGAQAEGISFSVEDKIRVMETLDRMGVDYIEAGNPGSNPKDIEFFNRIKDARLNHAKLVAFGSTRRGGIHVEDDANLAAILDTKTPAVAIFGKSWTFHITDIIKTTLDENLKMIQDTMAYLKAHGKDVTFDAEHFFDGYKADKNYAIEALIAAQEGGADCLALCDTNGGTLPSEIYEIVTDVKSKLSIPLGIHCHNDSGLAVANSLMAVEAGVRQVQGTFLGYGERSGNANLSSIIPNLQLKMGYDCLSEEEMEKLTTSAIRIAEISNFTLSNQMPFVGKSAFAHKGGMHIDAVMKNPASFEHVPPESVGNERRILMSEVSGRSTIIQLIKEVDPTLTKKSDETTQVMDRIKELEYQGYQFEGAESSVKLLIRKELGKHKPYFVLEDFKTIGEKPHSNEGLCSSAVVKINVDGQSEINAAEGDGPVNALDKALRKALEVFYPSIKNVRLTDFKVRVIDSKSATAAKVRVLIESSDGQDIWTSVGVSTDVIEASLIALIDSIEYKLLSDEEQNKLG; encoded by the coding sequence ATGAGCGAAAAGATACTTGTTTTTGATTCAACTCTCCGTGACGGAGCTCAGGCTGAAGGGATTTCTTTCTCGGTTGAAGATAAAATTAGAGTTATGGAGACACTTGATCGCATGGGTGTTGATTATATAGAAGCAGGGAATCCCGGTTCAAATCCCAAGGATATCGAGTTTTTTAATCGGATTAAAGATGCCAGGTTAAATCATGCTAAGCTGGTGGCTTTTGGCAGTACCAGACGTGGCGGAATCCATGTGGAAGATGATGCTAATCTTGCTGCAATCCTCGATACAAAAACGCCTGCAGTGGCAATTTTCGGGAAAAGCTGGACCTTCCACATTACTGATATCATAAAAACAACATTAGATGAAAATCTTAAAATGATTCAGGATACGATGGCTTATTTAAAAGCGCATGGGAAAGATGTAACCTTTGATGCGGAACACTTTTTCGATGGTTACAAGGCTGATAAAAATTATGCTATTGAAGCGCTTATTGCCGCCCAGGAAGGCGGCGCCGATTGTCTGGCACTATGTGACACTAACGGTGGAACACTGCCTTCAGAGATTTATGAAATCGTAACAGATGTTAAAAGCAAACTGTCGATCCCATTAGGAATCCATTGCCATAATGACAGCGGACTGGCAGTTGCCAACTCACTTATGGCAGTAGAAGCCGGAGTCCGTCAGGTGCAGGGAACATTCCTGGGATATGGTGAACGATCTGGAAATGCAAATCTCTCTTCAATTATTCCTAACTTGCAGCTCAAAATGGGTTATGATTGCTTGTCGGAAGAGGAAATGGAAAAACTGACGACCTCAGCGATTCGGATTGCCGAGATTTCTAATTTCACATTAAGTAATCAAATGCCTTTTGTAGGAAAATCAGCTTTTGCCCACAAAGGTGGAATGCATATTGATGCGGTTATGAAAAATCCTGCCTCATTTGAGCATGTGCCACCGGAATCAGTTGGTAATGAACGGCGGATTTTGATGTCGGAAGTTTCCGGCCGCTCGACTATTATTCAGCTGATTAAGGAAGTGGATCCGACTCTGACCAAAAAATCGGACGAAACAACCCAGGTGATGGATCGAATCAAGGAACTGGAATACCAGGGCTATCAGTTTGAAGGTGCGGAAAGCAGTGTCAAACTATTAATCAGAAAAGAACTGGGTAAGCATAAACCCTATTTTGTTCTTGAAGATTTTAAAACAATTGGTGAAAAGCCGCATTCCAATGAGGGCTTGTGTTCATCAGCGGTGGTAAAAATTAATGTGGATGGCCAGTCAGAAATCAATGCAGCCGAAGGCGACGGACCGGTTAATGCCCTGGATAAGGCTTTGAGAAAGGCTCTGGAAGTATTCTATCCGAGCATTAAAAATGTTCGCCTGACTGACTTTAAAGTCCGTGTCATTGATTCAAAATCGGCGACCGCAGCAAAAGTGCGTGTCTTGATTGAAAGTTCAGACGGCCAGGATATCTGGACCAGTGTGGGTGTTTCAACCG